Proteins encoded by one window of Bauldia sp.:
- the carB gene encoding carbamoyl-phosphate synthase large subunit, with product MPKRTDIKSILVIGAGPIVIGQACEFDYSGTQAIKALKDEGYRVILVNSNPATIMTDPDLADATYIEPITPEIVEKIIARERPDALLPTMGGQTALNTALSLRKMGVLEKYNVEMIGATADAIDKAEDRELFREAMKKIGLETPRSVLAHKLGDALNALEVIGLPCIIRPSFTLGGTGGGIAYNREEFLEIVERGLDASPTDEILIEESVLGWKEFEMEVVRDRKDNCIIVCSIENIDPMGIHTGDSITVAPALTLTDKEFQIMRDASIAVLREIGVETGGSNVQFAVNPADGRLIVIEMNPRVSRSSALASKATGFPIAKVAAKLAVGYTLDELDNDITGGATPASFEPTIDYVVTKIPRFAFEKFPGAEPTLTTSMKSVGEVMAIGRTFAESLQKALRGLETGLTGLDEVAIPGLGQGDDKNAIRAALGKPTPNRFVACAQAMRLGLTVEEINAVCHIDPWFLRQLDAIVAAEDEVRAKGVPAAAGPLRRLKAMGFSDARLAHLTGRNESDVASLRRKAGVHPVFKRIDTSASEFASPTAYLYSTYEMPFAGAVVDEAAPSDRKKVIILGGGPNRIGQGIEFDYCCCHACFALADAGYESIMINCNPETVSTDYDTSDRLYFEPLTAEDVLEIVRVEQSRGTLHGVIVQLGGQTPLKLAEALEKAKVPILGTSPDMIDLAEDRERFQHLIEKLKLKQPRNGIAKSGKEARKIAEEIGFPVVIRPSYVLGGRAMEIVHDTVQLERYITEAVVVSGKSPVLIDSYLSDAIEVDVDALADGKNVFVCGIMEHIEEAGIHSGDSACSLPPHSLSPEIIAELERQSRELALALNVIGLMNVQYAIKDGDIYILEVNPRASRTVPFVAKTVGTAFAKIGALVMAGAPLASFNLKTKKLDHVAVKEAVFPFARFPGVDTLLGPEMRSTGEAMGLDRDYAVAFAKSQMGAGAVLPQGGTVFVSVRDSDKKKIVEAMARLEKLGFRIIATGGTKEYLADKGIACTRINKVLEGRPHIVDAIKNGDVQLVFNTTDGAQAVSDSRSLRRAALLHKVPYYTTIAGAVAASLGIEAYKRGELDVRPLQEYVGRGG from the coding sequence CGCCGGGCCGATCGTCATCGGCCAGGCGTGCGAGTTCGATTATTCCGGCACGCAGGCGATCAAGGCGCTGAAGGACGAGGGCTATCGCGTCATCCTCGTCAATTCCAATCCGGCGACGATCATGACCGATCCGGACCTCGCCGACGCCACCTACATCGAACCGATCACGCCGGAGATCGTGGAGAAGATCATCGCGCGCGAGCGGCCGGATGCGCTGCTGCCGACCATGGGCGGGCAGACGGCGCTGAACACCGCGCTGTCGCTCCGCAAGATGGGCGTGCTCGAAAAGTACAATGTCGAGATGATCGGCGCGACCGCCGACGCCATCGACAAGGCCGAGGACCGCGAGCTCTTCCGCGAGGCGATGAAGAAGATCGGGCTGGAGACGCCGCGCTCCGTGCTCGCCCACAAGCTCGGCGATGCGCTGAACGCGCTGGAGGTGATCGGGCTGCCTTGCATCATCCGGCCGAGCTTCACGCTCGGCGGCACCGGCGGTGGTATCGCTTATAACCGGGAAGAATTTCTCGAGATCGTCGAGCGCGGGCTCGATGCTTCGCCGACCGACGAGATCCTGATCGAGGAGTCGGTGCTCGGCTGGAAAGAATTCGAGATGGAGGTCGTCCGCGACAGGAAGGACAACTGCATCATCGTCTGCTCGATCGAGAACATCGATCCGATGGGCATCCACACCGGCGACTCGATCACCGTCGCCCCCGCCCTGACGCTGACCGACAAGGAATTCCAGATCATGCGCGACGCCTCGATCGCGGTGCTGCGCGAGATCGGCGTCGAAACCGGCGGCTCCAACGTGCAGTTCGCCGTCAATCCGGCCGACGGCCGGCTGATCGTCATCGAGATGAACCCGCGCGTCTCACGGAGCTCGGCGCTGGCGTCGAAGGCGACCGGCTTCCCGATCGCCAAGGTCGCGGCCAAGCTTGCCGTCGGCTACACGCTCGACGAACTGGACAACGATATCACCGGCGGCGCCACGCCGGCGAGCTTCGAGCCGACCATCGACTACGTCGTCACCAAGATCCCGCGCTTCGCCTTCGAAAAATTCCCGGGCGCCGAACCGACGCTGACCACGTCGATGAAATCGGTCGGCGAGGTCATGGCCATCGGCCGCACGTTCGCCGAGTCGCTGCAAAAGGCGCTGCGCGGGCTGGAAACCGGGCTGACGGGCCTCGACGAAGTCGCCATCCCCGGCCTTGGCCAGGGCGACGACAAGAACGCCATCCGCGCCGCCCTAGGAAAGCCGACGCCCAACCGGTTCGTCGCGTGTGCGCAGGCCATGCGGCTGGGGCTGACGGTCGAGGAGATCAACGCCGTCTGCCACATCGACCCGTGGTTCCTGCGCCAGCTTGACGCGATCGTCGCGGCCGAGGACGAGGTGCGCGCCAAGGGTGTGCCGGCGGCGGCCGGGCCGCTTCGCCGGCTGAAGGCGATGGGATTTTCGGACGCGCGGCTGGCGCATCTCACCGGCAGGAACGAAAGCGACGTCGCGAGTTTGCGGCGCAAGGCCGGCGTACATCCCGTGTTCAAGCGCATCGATACGTCGGCTTCGGAATTTGCTTCGCCGACGGCGTATCTCTACTCGACCTACGAGATGCCGTTCGCCGGCGCGGTCGTGGACGAAGCCGCGCCCAGCGACCGCAAGAAGGTGATCATCCTCGGCGGCGGCCCGAACCGCATCGGCCAGGGCATCGAGTTCGACTACTGCTGCTGCCACGCCTGCTTCGCGCTCGCCGACGCCGGCTACGAGTCGATCATGATCAACTGCAACCCGGAGACCGTGTCGACCGACTACGATACTTCCGACCGCCTCTATTTCGAGCCGCTGACCGCCGAGGACGTGCTGGAGATCGTGCGCGTCGAGCAATCGCGCGGCACCCTCCACGGCGTCATCGTCCAGCTTGGCGGCCAGACGCCGCTGAAGCTCGCCGAGGCGCTGGAGAAGGCCAAGGTGCCGATCCTCGGGACCTCGCCTGACATGATCGATCTCGCCGAGGACCGCGAGCGCTTCCAGCACCTGATCGAGAAGCTGAAGCTGAAGCAGCCGCGGAACGGCATCGCCAAGAGCGGCAAGGAAGCCCGCAAGATCGCCGAGGAGATCGGCTTCCCGGTCGTCATCCGCCCGTCGTATGTGCTCGGCGGCCGCGCCATGGAGATCGTCCACGATACGGTGCAGCTCGAGCGCTACATAACGGAAGCCGTGGTCGTTTCCGGCAAGTCGCCGGTGCTGATCGACTCGTATCTCTCCGACGCGATCGAGGTCGATGTCGACGCGCTCGCCGACGGCAAGAACGTCTTCGTCTGCGGCATCATGGAGCACATCGAGGAGGCCGGCATCCACTCGGGCGACTCGGCCTGCTCGCTGCCGCCGCACTCGCTGTCGCCGGAGATCATCGCCGAGCTCGAGCGGCAGTCGCGCGAGCTGGCGCTGGCGCTGAACGTCATCGGGCTGATGAACGTGCAGTACGCCATCAAGGATGGCGACATCTACATCCTCGAGGTCAACCCGCGCGCCTCGCGCACCGTGCCCTTCGTCGCCAAGACCGTCGGCACCGCGTTCGCCAAGATCGGCGCGCTGGTCATGGCCGGAGCGCCGTTGGCCTCGTTCAATCTGAAAACGAAGAAGCTCGATCATGTTGCGGTGAAGGAGGCGGTGTTCCCCTTCGCCCGCTTCCCCGGCGTCGATACGCTGCTCGGGCCCGAGATGCGCTCGACCGGCGAGGCCATGGGCCTCGACCGCGACTATGCCGTCGCCTTCGCCAAGTCGCAGATGGGCGCCGGCGCCGTGCTGCCGCAGGGCGGCACGGTGTTTGTCTCGGTGCGCGACAGCGACAAGAAGAAGATCGTCGAGGCGATGGCGCGGCTGGAGAAGCTCGGCTTCAGGATCATCGCCACCGGCGGCACGAAAGAATATCTCGCCGACAAGGGCATCGCCTGCACGCGCATCAACAAGGTGCTGGAAGGCCGGCCGCACATCGTCGACGCGATCAAGAACGGCGACGTGCAGCTCGTCTTCAACACGACCGACGGCGCCCAGGCCGTATCGGACAGCCGGTCGCTCCGCCGCGCCGCCCTGCTCCACAAGGTACCGTACTACACGACCATCGCCGGCGCGGTCGCCGCCTCCCTCGGCATCGAAGCGTACAAGCGCGGCGAACTCGATGTGCGCCCGCTGCAGGAATACGTCGGCCGCGGTGGCTGA
- a CDS encoding FkbM family methyltransferase yields the protein MRFFWRSKVRPGAASAAALRETFIGLQRETQPDLFVEVGAYDAATSVQMRRSLPRSRIVAFEANPFNYKRFAKARGLKKGDVEFVLSAVADNSEQRTFTVLGDGKRANKRSSLLGRSGTGHSYVHVDVPCTSLDEFFRGSSHRHAALWIDVEGAAREVLTGAQRFLPTVQSLLIEVEEESVWQGQWLKRDVETLSSRGGLPANRSGL from the coding sequence ATGCGTTTCTTCTGGCGAAGCAAGGTAAGACCTGGCGCGGCGTCCGCGGCAGCCCTCCGTGAAACCTTTATTGGCCTACAGCGCGAGACGCAGCCGGATCTGTTTGTTGAGGTCGGCGCCTATGACGCAGCAACATCCGTCCAAATGCGCCGATCGCTGCCGCGATCGCGCATCGTCGCCTTCGAGGCGAACCCCTTCAACTACAAGCGCTTTGCCAAGGCGCGTGGGTTGAAAAAGGGCGACGTCGAATTCGTGCTCTCTGCGGTGGCCGACAATTCGGAGCAGCGAACCTTCACAGTTCTTGGCGACGGCAAACGCGCCAACAAGCGCAGTTCGCTACTCGGCAGATCCGGGACCGGGCACTCGTATGTCCATGTCGACGTCCCGTGTACTTCCCTGGACGAATTCTTTCGCGGCTCATCGCATCGCCACGCAGCGTTATGGATCGACGTGGAAGGGGCTGCTCGTGAGGTTCTGACCGGGGCCCAGCGGTTCCTCCCGACAGTGCAATCCCTGTTGATCGAGGTCGAGGAAGAATCCGTTTGGCAGGGGCAATGGCTGAAGCGAGACGTCGAGACCTTGTCTTCGCGCGGCGGGCTTCCAGCCAACCGATCGGGACTTTGA
- the greA gene encoding transcription elongation factor GreA has translation MEKIPMTAGGHAALETELKRRTSEERPRIIELIAEARGHGDLSENAEYHAAKEAHGHNEGRILEIEDQLSRAEIIDVSKLSGKTVKFGATVTLVDEDTDEKKKYQIVGDVEADVKLGKISISSPIARALIGKSKGDSVEVTTPGGARAYEILDVRFG, from the coding sequence ATGGAAAAGATCCCGATGACCGCAGGAGGTCATGCAGCGCTGGAGACGGAGCTGAAGCGCCGGACGAGCGAAGAGCGTCCGCGCATCATCGAGCTCATCGCGGAAGCGCGTGGCCATGGCGACCTGTCGGAAAACGCCGAGTATCACGCCGCCAAGGAAGCCCACGGCCACAACGAAGGCCGCATCCTCGAGATCGAGGATCAGCTTTCGCGCGCCGAAATCATCGACGTGTCCAAGCTCAGCGGCAAGACCGTGAAGTTCGGCGCGACGGTGACGCTCGTCGACGAGGACACCGATGAGAAGAAGAAGTACCAGATCGTCGGCGACGTCGAAGCCGACGTGAAGCTCGGCAAGATCTCGATCTCCTCGCCGATCGCGCGCGCCCTCATCGGCAAGTCCAAGGGCGACAGCGTCGAGGTGACCACCCCGGGCGGCGCGCGGGCGTATGAGATTTTGGACGTCAGATTCGGCTAG
- a CDS encoding class I SAM-dependent methyltransferase, whose amino-acid sequence MSPTISLAGPPTTAKYIALQRTHLQPKAARLARRLFGKRLFDRSLLPYFLSADQILASYSDEIRAEYQELATWLPPKAANILDIGCGLAGIDVFLFAHYSVNSPHIYLMDKTRTDEAIHYGHEKVASFYNDLALAQQLLTRNGVPAANIHPVEAEQGAIARLPARFDLILSLLSWGFHYDLVTYLDEALRALAPGGAIIIDVRKDSPSFTELSDRFGTRYDIIADFSKHRRIRIAPS is encoded by the coding sequence GTGAGTCCAACAATCAGCCTAGCGGGTCCGCCGACCACTGCGAAGTACATCGCGTTGCAGCGGACTCACCTCCAGCCCAAGGCAGCGAGGCTCGCAAGGCGGCTGTTTGGCAAGCGCCTCTTCGACCGGAGCCTATTGCCGTATTTCCTTTCGGCGGACCAGATTCTGGCCTCCTACAGTGACGAGATACGCGCAGAGTATCAGGAACTCGCAACCTGGCTTCCGCCGAAAGCGGCCAACATTCTCGACATCGGTTGCGGCCTCGCAGGGATCGACGTGTTTCTGTTCGCGCATTACAGCGTGAATTCACCCCACATCTACCTGATGGATAAGACGCGTACCGACGAGGCCATTCACTATGGGCACGAGAAGGTCGCCTCGTTCTACAACGATCTGGCGCTCGCCCAGCAGTTGCTGACGCGCAACGGAGTGCCTGCTGCAAATATTCACCCGGTTGAAGCCGAGCAAGGTGCGATCGCGCGCTTGCCTGCTCGATTCGACCTTATCCTCTCGCTCCTCTCCTGGGGCTTTCACTACGACTTGGTGACATATCTCGATGAAGCACTGAGGGCGCTCGCCCCCGGCGGCGCAATCATCATCGACGTGCGCAAGGACTCGCCGAGCTTCACCGAACTCAGCGACCGCTTCGGCACCCGCTACGACATCATCGCCGATTTCTCAAAGCATCGGCGCATCAGGATTGCGCCGTCGTAG
- a CDS encoding glycosyltransferase family 25 protein, with protein MRILVINLDRSPDRLAHMSTSLHALGLEFERLSGIDGKLLDPQEREDFESTHRRDVPWLPGEVGIFLSHVKAWRQIAASSDAWSLILEDDVRFSPALPSFIQDFARADFPTDALIKIETMGNRVALSRRPVGSVGPIAVHRLRSPHMGAAGYLIAREMAETLAKGHSRIKDTVDAIWIPSTMKVFGARLLQTLPALVVQDHADATAAQIGLPSVVDADRQRGHRETFRQRLKRSLRKPLSRRLVFGRRVRIAFAR; from the coding sequence ATGCGCATACTCGTCATCAATCTCGATCGCTCGCCAGATCGGCTGGCGCATATGTCCACGTCGCTACACGCCCTCGGACTAGAGTTTGAACGTCTGTCGGGCATCGACGGCAAATTGCTCGATCCTCAAGAGCGAGAGGACTTCGAAAGCACGCACCGCCGCGACGTTCCATGGTTGCCGGGCGAAGTGGGAATCTTCCTGAGCCACGTCAAAGCCTGGCGGCAGATCGCTGCGTCCAGCGATGCCTGGTCATTGATACTTGAGGACGACGTGCGGTTTTCGCCCGCGTTGCCATCGTTCATCCAGGATTTCGCGAGGGCAGATTTTCCGACCGACGCACTGATCAAGATCGAGACGATGGGTAACCGGGTGGCCCTGTCGCGCCGGCCCGTTGGGTCCGTCGGACCGATTGCTGTCCACCGCTTGAGATCGCCGCACATGGGCGCCGCCGGCTACCTTATCGCCCGGGAGATGGCGGAGACGCTGGCGAAAGGGCACAGCCGCATCAAGGACACCGTCGATGCGATTTGGATCCCGTCGACCATGAAGGTGTTCGGCGCGCGCCTGCTACAGACCCTGCCGGCGCTGGTTGTTCAGGACCACGCGGACGCTACGGCCGCTCAAATAGGTCTGCCCAGCGTAGTCGATGCCGACCGCCAAAGAGGGCACCGCGAAACATTTCGGCAGCGACTGAAGCGTTCACTACGCAAGCCGCTTTCGCGTAGGCTGGTGTTCGGCAGGCGCGTGCGCATCGCATTCGCCCGTTAG
- a CDS encoding class I SAM-dependent methyltransferase: protein MDLKTTTSPRRRANIFNTLQRFVEAPSSGRPLEVANVGPGLAVKYLGRLSAIDMPGWDFFRRIEAGVRRVPMPDAFYENYETMELVAALRNIPFRLTLIDINPRVVRVAAQGVRGHKVDTVVADLGEERSVRLAPYRGKFDLVVAFAVVGRVRDRLRENARDNVGRLVRPGGLLLGTDTGGSEFTLVAPDSAFYRKAGVAAQERA, encoded by the coding sequence ATGGACCTCAAAACAACGACCAGTCCGCGGCGCCGTGCCAACATATTCAACACGTTGCAGCGCTTCGTCGAGGCGCCTTCGTCCGGGCGGCCGCTGGAGGTTGCTAATGTCGGGCCGGGGCTGGCGGTCAAGTACTTGGGCCGCCTTTCGGCGATCGACATGCCTGGGTGGGACTTCTTCCGGCGCATAGAGGCTGGGGTGCGGCGCGTGCCAATGCCCGACGCCTTCTACGAAAACTACGAGACCATGGAGTTGGTGGCAGCGCTTCGCAACATCCCGTTCCGGCTGACCCTCATCGACATCAATCCCCGCGTGGTGCGGGTAGCTGCTCAAGGCGTGCGCGGTCACAAGGTGGACACCGTGGTTGCCGATCTCGGCGAGGAGCGATCCGTGCGGCTGGCGCCATACCGCGGCAAGTTCGATCTGGTCGTTGCCTTCGCCGTTGTCGGCCGTGTGCGGGATCGGCTACGGGAAAATGCGCGTGACAACGTGGGCCGGCTCGTGCGTCCGGGCGGTCTGCTGCTTGGTACCGATACCGGCGGCAGCGAGTTTACGCTCGTCGCTCCGGATTCCGCCTTCTATCGCAAGGCGGGCGTGGCTGCGCAGGAGCGGGCCTAG
- a CDS encoding alpha-1,2-fucosyltransferase, protein MIVVHVLGGLGNQLFQYAAARALALRRGTTVGIDTRYFRKARPRELELANYELPTAPIDRRSLPPRKRHRMRRALWIALRSKPVVFREESLRFDSRVLSLPADTYLEGYFQSERYFEDAASAIRADLTLQRPLQPANVEWRARIRKGLAVSLHIRRGDYVSNPETNRVFGALDLNYYLAAADAMHERLREPLRFFVFSDEPEWAKANLKLPYPTEFVDSDGPAVEHLALMSECRHHITANSSFSWWGAWLNPAADKHVIAPKQWFLSPTLDASTLVPDRWQRL, encoded by the coding sequence GTGATTGTCGTGCATGTCCTGGGCGGTCTCGGCAACCAGCTCTTCCAGTATGCGGCCGCGCGCGCGTTGGCCCTTCGCCGCGGTACGACGGTCGGTATCGATACCCGCTACTTTCGCAAGGCCCGCCCGCGCGAACTTGAGCTGGCAAATTACGAACTCCCCACCGCCCCGATCGACCGACGGTCGCTGCCGCCCAGAAAACGCCACCGGATGCGGCGCGCGCTTTGGATCGCACTGCGGTCCAAGCCGGTGGTCTTCCGCGAGGAAAGCTTGCGATTTGACAGTCGGGTGCTTTCGCTGCCCGCCGACACGTATCTGGAAGGGTACTTCCAGAGCGAGCGCTATTTCGAAGACGCCGCGTCCGCGATCCGGGCGGACCTGACGTTGCAGCGCCCCCTGCAACCGGCAAACGTCGAATGGCGGGCGCGCATTCGCAAGGGCCTTGCCGTGTCGCTGCACATTCGTCGTGGCGACTATGTTTCGAACCCGGAAACCAACCGCGTGTTTGGCGCGCTCGACCTGAACTACTATCTCGCCGCCGCGGACGCCATGCACGAGCGGCTACGTGAACCGTTGAGATTTTTTGTCTTCTCGGACGAGCCGGAGTGGGCAAAGGCAAACCTGAAGCTCCCCTACCCGACCGAGTTCGTTGACAGTGATGGCCCCGCCGTCGAGCATCTCGCGCTGATGTCCGAATGCCGGCACCACATCACGGCCAACAGCAGCTTCTCGTGGTGGGGCGCATGGCTTAACCCCGCCGCCGACAAGCACGTCATCGCGCCCAAGCAGTGGTTTCTCAGCCCGACGCTGGATGCTTCAACGCTTGTACCGGATCGCTGGCAGCGCCTCTAG
- a CDS encoding FkbM family methyltransferase, which translates to MSTASAPLWYCGASRTSRRCRWRDTGFVYTLPETSSRVSLVSLLWPPSLWRLTRESDPLRLLAELTADEKPFRTLVHVGAHLAQERQRYEDMGYRDVLWIEGSPAVYARLSEILGAEAANATCRQRAVCALVSDREGEEAELRQTSNDGMSSSLFPLGSRHRSSFRGVTETGTREKARTRTLDSIAQEYGLLGAIDTLIVDVQGAELLALKGAEQVLKSARAVISEVSRGRFYQGGAQFGDVRKFLKKRGFVPMSRPPRHGDVLFLPPR; encoded by the coding sequence ATGTCGACAGCGTCCGCACCGCTCTGGTATTGCGGCGCATCAAGGACGAGCCGGCGGTGCCGGTGGCGTGATACAGGGTTCGTGTATACGTTGCCCGAAACATCATCGCGGGTATCGCTTGTGTCGTTGCTCTGGCCTCCCTCTCTCTGGCGTCTCACGCGCGAGTCCGACCCGCTGAGGCTTCTCGCTGAGCTGACTGCAGATGAGAAACCGTTCCGAACTCTCGTTCACGTTGGCGCGCATCTCGCCCAGGAGCGCCAGAGATACGAGGATATGGGGTACCGCGACGTCCTTTGGATCGAGGGATCGCCCGCTGTCTATGCGCGGTTATCGGAGATTCTGGGCGCCGAGGCCGCGAATGCCACGTGCAGGCAGCGTGCCGTGTGCGCGCTCGTCAGCGACCGCGAAGGGGAAGAGGCAGAACTCCGCCAGACTAGCAACGACGGCATGTCGAGCTCGCTCTTCCCGCTAGGTTCGCGGCACCGGTCGAGTTTCCGTGGTGTCACCGAGACCGGCACGCGGGAGAAAGCGCGAACGCGCACATTGGATAGTATAGCGCAGGAGTATGGCCTGCTCGGTGCCATCGACACTTTGATCGTGGATGTGCAGGGCGCCGAACTGCTGGCGCTTAAGGGGGCTGAGCAGGTTCTTAAAAGCGCGCGCGCGGTCATCTCGGAGGTGTCGCGCGGCCGCTTCTATCAGGGTGGAGCCCAATTTGGCGATGTGCGAAAATTCCTGAAGAAGCGGGGATTTGTGCCGATGTCGCGGCCACCGCGGCATGGCGACGTGCTGTTTCTCCCGCCTCGCTAG
- a CDS encoding Lrp/AsnC family transcriptional regulator, whose product MKARLDTIDWKILRELQADGRMTNVELARRVGISAPPCLRRVRALEEAGIVRGYRALLDEKSLGFDLTAFVFIGLASQAEADLVAFEDKIRSWQIVRECHLASGEIDFVLKCVAPDLPSFQNFVIEELTKTPNVDSVRTALVLRRIKDEPAVPVA is encoded by the coding sequence TTGAAAGCCCGGCTGGACACCATCGACTGGAAGATCCTGCGCGAGCTGCAGGCCGACGGCCGCATGACCAACGTCGAACTGGCGCGCCGCGTCGGCATATCGGCGCCGCCGTGCCTGCGTCGCGTCCGGGCGCTCGAGGAGGCCGGGATCGTGCGCGGCTACCGGGCGCTGCTCGATGAAAAAAGCCTCGGGTTCGACCTCACCGCGTTCGTGTTCATCGGCCTCGCCAGCCAGGCGGAGGCCGATCTTGTCGCCTTCGAGGACAAGATCCGCTCCTGGCAGATCGTGCGCGAATGCCACCTCGCCTCGGGCGAGATCGATTTCGTGCTGAAGTGCGTCGCGCCGGACCTGCCTTCCTTCCAGAACTTCGTGATCGAGGAACTGACCAAGACGCCCAATGTCGACAGCGTCCGCACCGCTCTGGTATTGCGGCGCATCAAGGACGAGCCGGCGGTGCCGGTGGCGTGA
- the trxB gene encoding thioredoxin-disulfide reductase, whose protein sequence is MHAKAIIVGSGPAGYTAAIYAARAMLEPILIAGVTVGGQLTTTTDVENYPGFADIIQGPWLVEQMKAQAEHVGTRFVNDHILSVDLSRRPFVLNGDSGTKYTADTLIIATGAEAKWLNLPSEQQFRGYGVSACATCDGFFYRNREVVVVGGGNTAVEEALFLTNFASKVTLVHRRDHLRAEKILQHRLFAHPKISVVWDSELQDVLGNGTVPPAVTGARIRNVRTGATTDLKVDGVFVAIGHAPATAFLEGQLKLRPSGYLWTAPDSTATSIPGVFAAGDVTDETFRQAVTAAGLGCMAALEAERWLAEREITAEAAE, encoded by the coding sequence ATGCACGCCAAGGCCATCATCGTCGGCTCCGGACCCGCCGGGTATACGGCGGCGATCTATGCGGCCCGCGCAATGCTGGAGCCTATTCTGATCGCCGGCGTCACCGTCGGCGGGCAGCTTACGACCACCACCGACGTCGAGAATTATCCGGGCTTCGCCGACATCATCCAGGGCCCCTGGTTGGTCGAGCAGATGAAGGCCCAGGCCGAGCATGTCGGCACGCGCTTCGTCAACGACCACATCCTGTCGGTCGACCTGTCGCGCCGCCCGTTCGTGCTGAACGGCGACAGCGGCACCAAGTACACGGCCGACACCCTCATCATCGCGACCGGCGCCGAGGCCAAGTGGCTGAATCTGCCCTCGGAGCAGCAGTTCCGCGGCTACGGCGTTTCGGCCTGCGCCACCTGCGACGGCTTCTTCTATCGCAACCGCGAGGTCGTCGTGGTCGGCGGCGGCAACACCGCCGTCGAGGAGGCGCTGTTCCTTACGAACTTCGCCTCGAAGGTGACGCTCGTGCATCGCCGCGATCACCTGCGCGCCGAGAAGATCCTGCAGCACCGCCTGTTCGCCCACCCGAAGATCAGCGTCGTCTGGGACTCGGAGTTGCAGGATGTGCTGGGCAACGGCACCGTGCCGCCCGCCGTCACCGGCGCGCGCATCCGCAACGTCCGCACCGGCGCGACCACCGACCTCAAGGTCGACGGCGTTTTCGTCGCCATCGGCCATGCGCCGGCGACCGCGTTCCTCGAAGGGCAACTGAAGCTTCGCCCGTCCGGGTACCTGTGGACCGCGCCCGACTCGACCGCGACCTCGATCCCCGGCGTGTTTGCCGCGGGCGACGTGACCGACGAGACCTTCCGCCAGGCGGTCACCGCCGCCGGGCTCGGCTGCATGGCGGCGCTGGAGGCGGAGCGCTGGCTGGCCGAGCGCGAGATCACGGCGGAAGCAGCGGAATAG
- a CDS encoding LysR family transcriptional regulator, with the protein MDWDKLRIFQAAAQAGSFTHAGEALNMSQSAVSRQVSALEQDLGVPLFHRHARGLILTEQGEELFRAASDVLVKLQSVRSRLTESEEKPSGTLRITTTVGLGSTWLTQRVHEFVDLYPTISLHLILDDDELDLSMRQADVAIRLRQPTQPDLIQRRLFTVHMHVWAAPSYLKRFGRPEKVADLDSHRIVTFGVPVPAYLRDLNWLELAGRGSDNPRDSALKINNIFAIKNAVMNGTGLAVLPSYMVEPDSGLVKLLPEEQVPSFATYFVYPAELKNSARVHVFRDFLLSKAQNWSY; encoded by the coding sequence ATGGACTGGGACAAACTCCGCATCTTTCAGGCGGCGGCGCAGGCGGGATCGTTCACCCACGCCGGCGAGGCGCTGAACATGAGCCAGTCGGCGGTGAGCCGGCAGGTGAGCGCGCTCGAGCAGGATCTCGGCGTCCCCCTCTTCCACCGCCACGCCCGCGGCCTCATCCTCACCGAGCAGGGCGAGGAACTTTTCCGCGCCGCAAGCGACGTCCTGGTCAAGCTGCAGTCGGTGCGTTCGCGCCTGACCGAGTCGGAGGAGAAGCCGAGCGGCACGCTGCGCATCACCACCACCGTCGGCCTCGGCTCGACGTGGCTGACGCAGCGCGTCCACGAATTCGTCGACCTCTATCCGACGATCAGCCTGCATCTCATCCTCGACGACGACGAGCTCGACCTGTCGATGCGCCAGGCCGACGTCGCCATACGCCTGCGCCAGCCGACACAGCCGGATCTCATCCAGCGCCGGCTGTTCACGGTGCACATGCATGTCTGGGCGGCGCCGTCGTACCTCAAGCGGTTCGGCCGGCCGGAGAAGGTCGCCGACCTCGACTCGCACCGCATCGTCACCTTCGGCGTGCCGGTGCCGGCGTACTTGCGCGATCTCAACTGGCTGGAGCTTGCCGGGCGCGGCTCCGACAACCCGCGCGACTCGGCGCTGAAGATCAACAACATCTTCGCCATCAAGAACGCGGTGATGAACGGCACCGGCCTCGCCGTGCTGCCGAGCTACATGGTCGAACCGGACTCCGGCCTGGTGAAGCTGTTGCCCGAGGAGCAGGTGCCGAGCTTCGCGACATACTTCGTCTACCCGGCCGAACTGAAGAACTCGGCGCGTGTGCATGTCTTCCGCGATTTTCTTCTGAGCAAGGCGCAGAACTGGTCGTATTGA